Proteins encoded in a region of the Novipirellula caenicola genome:
- a CDS encoding TIR domain-containing protein gives MGYRNKTYVIFDADKDMWAYSYMKGWKTNKNVDFDFHDAHDLNPLTNRAGEETVKSRLRERFSKTKHAIVLIGESTKNLYRFVRWELQVALKLEIPLVAVNLNHFRKIDQDRCPLVIKDTTTVHVPFKLKIIRHALDNFPADYRAKKKEGEVNLYYPNSVYESLGL, from the coding sequence ATGGGCTATAGGAACAAGACCTACGTGATCTTCGATGCTGACAAAGATATGTGGGCTTACAGTTACATGAAGGGCTGGAAAACCAACAAGAACGTTGATTTTGACTTTCATGATGCGCACGACCTGAATCCCTTGACCAACAGAGCGGGTGAAGAAACGGTGAAGAGTCGACTTCGAGAACGCTTCAGTAAAACGAAGCACGCGATCGTGCTGATCGGCGAATCCACGAAGAACCTTTACCGATTTGTTCGCTGGGAACTGCAGGTAGCCTTGAAGCTCGAAATCCCTTTGGTCGCGGTGAACCTAAACCACTTCCGCAAGATAGACCAAGACAGGTGCCCGCTAGTCATAAAGGACACTACCACAGTGCATGTCCCCTTTAAGCTGAAAATCATTCGTCACGCGTTAGATAACTTTCCAGCCGATTACCGCGCGAAGAAGAAAGAGGGCGAGGTGAATCTCTACTACCCTAACTCAGTCTACGAAAGTCTAGGGCTCTGA
- a CDS encoding helix-turn-helix domain-containing protein: MKQFDIKRPEFSPYGFTCESWTPTRMTRPDRHNEIELNLMMAGSLTYLLGGQRTTIETGRLGMFWAAIPHQIVEFQGDAPYFVVTLPLGEFLRAGLNSTLVQRILQGELLTDMAQVGSDERMFRRWEQDLQSNEPVLERAAQLEVQARLLRFARGMTTTAVTSSAMVLSRADKLACYIAQNYQLPLTSQSIADAIGLHPNYAMDLFRRTFGTTITAFVVQHRISHAQRLLVTTHDAILNIALASGFQSLSRFNEAFKSACRCSPRDYRKAHQPADTSQPSPTR, translated from the coding sequence ATGAAGCAATTCGATATCAAACGCCCCGAGTTCTCGCCCTACGGTTTCACCTGTGAATCGTGGACGCCGACTCGCATGACGCGACCCGACCGGCACAACGAGATCGAATTGAACCTAATGATGGCCGGTTCGCTGACTTACCTGCTGGGCGGCCAGCGGACAACGATCGAAACGGGCCGACTCGGAATGTTTTGGGCTGCGATTCCCCATCAAATTGTCGAGTTCCAAGGGGATGCTCCTTACTTTGTCGTGACGCTGCCGCTTGGTGAATTTTTACGTGCAGGACTGAACTCAACGCTGGTGCAACGAATTTTGCAGGGAGAACTACTCACGGACATGGCTCAGGTTGGATCGGATGAACGGATGTTTCGGCGATGGGAACAGGACCTGCAAAGCAATGAACCGGTGCTGGAGCGAGCCGCTCAATTGGAAGTGCAAGCAAGACTGCTGCGATTCGCACGCGGCATGACCACGACCGCCGTGACGTCCTCAGCGATGGTGTTGTCACGTGCTGACAAACTGGCCTGTTACATCGCCCAGAATTATCAACTCCCTCTGACGTCCCAGTCGATTGCAGATGCAATCGGCCTGCACCCCAACTACGCCATGGATCTGTTTCGGAGGACATTTGGAACAACGATCACCGCATTCGTCGTCCAGCATCGCATTTCACACGCGCAGCGTCTCCTTGTTACCACTCACGATGCGATCCTCAACATCGCACTTGCATCCGGTTTCCAAAGCCTCAGCCGCTTCAACGAAGCATTCAAATCCGCTTGCCGGTGCTCACCGCGAGACTACCGCAAAGCCCACCAACCCGCCGACACAAGCCAACCGTCGCCCACGCGATGA
- a CDS encoding pectate lyase, whose protein sequence is MKLLTSLIALLTLGGPLGLLFSKATGDEVKPAKVAAFPGAEGYGSVTPGGRGGQVIAVTNLDARGAGSLQAACDAKGPRIVVFKVAGTIDGDVKIKNDFITIAGQSASGDGITIKGNLAIDANEVVIRYLRVRTDHDGDALGGRYHRNIIVDHVSASWSSDEVFSLYHNENVTIQWCMITEACAKEDGSHRFGGIWGNQYGTYHHNLFAHNDSRNPRWASGCGYNDYRNNVLFNWGYQSCYGGEARQKGDRRKPPIEFSAINMVANYYKPGPATRNDVKDCIASPSSRGDDDYGSWHVADNYVDGSPEVTHDNALGVDGKTFKTLAAPWKAMPIHQQSPQDAYLAVLEHAGCSLPRRDSIDARISEEVRKGVAMHGKNGIITTQQDVGGWPSLQSAAAPQDSDGDGMPDEWEKKYGLDANEADDNASDNDGDGYTNIEEYLNGTDPTEFVDYTKPENNINSLEQSHGQ, encoded by the coding sequence ATGAAGCTGCTTACAAGCTTGATCGCACTGTTGACTCTCGGCGGACCGCTGGGGCTGCTGTTTTCCAAAGCGACGGGCGACGAAGTCAAACCCGCCAAGGTGGCTGCATTTCCGGGCGCGGAGGGTTACGGTTCGGTGACTCCTGGCGGCCGAGGCGGCCAGGTGATTGCGGTGACCAATCTTGACGCCCGTGGTGCGGGCAGCTTGCAGGCGGCGTGTGATGCCAAGGGGCCCAGGATCGTCGTCTTCAAGGTGGCGGGAACCATCGACGGCGACGTCAAAATCAAAAATGATTTCATCACGATTGCGGGCCAGTCGGCGTCTGGCGATGGCATCACGATCAAAGGCAATCTCGCCATCGATGCTAATGAGGTCGTGATCCGCTATCTGCGAGTAAGGACGGATCACGATGGGGACGCGTTAGGGGGAAGGTACCACAGAAATATTATCGTGGACCATGTGTCGGCTAGCTGGAGTAGTGATGAAGTGTTCTCGCTGTACCACAACGAAAACGTCACGATTCAGTGGTGCATGATCACCGAAGCTTGCGCCAAGGAAGACGGGTCGCATCGTTTTGGTGGTATCTGGGGCAACCAGTACGGCACTTATCATCACAACCTGTTTGCCCACAACGACAGCCGTAATCCTCGCTGGGCATCGGGTTGCGGCTACAACGATTACCGAAACAACGTGCTGTTCAACTGGGGGTATCAAAGTTGTTACGGTGGCGAGGCACGTCAAAAAGGCGATCGGCGAAAACCACCGATCGAGTTCTCTGCGATCAACATGGTCGCCAACTACTACAAACCGGGGCCCGCCACGCGAAACGACGTGAAGGACTGTATTGCAAGTCCTTCGTCCCGAGGCGATGACGACTACGGCAGTTGGCACGTGGCCGATAACTATGTCGATGGTTCTCCCGAAGTGACCCATGACAACGCGTTGGGCGTGGATGGCAAGACGTTCAAAACGCTGGCGGCGCCGTGGAAAGCAATGCCCATTCATCAGCAATCGCCGCAGGATGCTTATTTGGCGGTCCTTGAACACGCAGGCTGCTCATTGCCCAGACGTGATTCGATCGATGCCCGCATCAGCGAAGAGGTCCGCAAGGGCGTCGCGATGCACGGCAAAAACGGAATCATCACGACGCAGCAGGACGTAGGCGGCTGGCCGAGTCTGCAGTCGGCGGCGGCGCCACAGGATTCGGACGGGGATGGGATGCCCGACGAGTGGGAAAAGAAATACGGATTGGATGCGAACGAGGCCGATGACAACGCGTCCGACAACGATGGCGATGGGTACACCAACATCGAAGAATATCTCAACGGGACCGATCCGACTGAGTTCGTGGACTACACCAAACCGGAAAACAACATCAATTCGTTGGAGCAGTCGCATGGACAGTAA
- a CDS encoding DUF1593 domain-containing protein, whose amino-acid sequence MDSNPHPVLGVTLLLLLVATMVLGQDDSLMASEKPRVIVTSDGEIDDECSMVRFLLYANEFDIEGIITSSSQYHAHGHNWAGDDWARPYLAAYAKVYPNLVKHDPRYPTAEFLQSRTLLGNVKAEGEMDEVTAGSQRIVEVLLDAADERPVWIQAWGGTNTIARALKTIEQQHPDRMAEVAKKIRFYFIWEQDETYQRYIRPHWGKYGIQTIISDQFVALFYHWKKYVPEEQQSYLAAEWMKVNLLEGHGPLCSLYKAHTKEDKGLSEGDFRSEGDSPAFFYNIPNGLRSDESPGWGGWGGRFVRVRENTWLDPVSEPGYEYPAGRWYTGSAWGRLRLKKEISGDEALVSYLKPQWRWIDALQNDFAARADWCVKEFNEANHHPVVKMNGKLNRNVKPREVVQLDATATDPDGDELTVRWWQYCEADSAEATVRIKNSDSAHNASFIVPNESGKEVHIIVEVTDSGTPPLVRYQRIVCQIE is encoded by the coding sequence ATGGACAGTAATCCGCATCCCGTCTTGGGCGTAACGCTACTGCTGTTGCTCGTGGCCACGATGGTACTAGGGCAAGACGATTCGCTGATGGCTTCGGAGAAACCACGCGTGATTGTCACGAGCGATGGTGAGATCGACGACGAATGTTCGATGGTTCGCTTCCTGCTGTACGCGAACGAGTTCGATATCGAGGGAATCATCACGTCAAGTTCGCAGTATCATGCTCACGGGCACAACTGGGCCGGAGACGACTGGGCGCGGCCCTATTTGGCGGCGTATGCCAAAGTCTATCCGAACCTGGTGAAGCACGACCCGCGTTATCCCACGGCTGAGTTCCTTCAGTCCCGAACGTTGCTTGGAAACGTAAAGGCGGAAGGGGAGATGGACGAGGTCACGGCAGGTTCCCAGCGGATCGTTGAGGTCTTGTTGGATGCGGCGGACGAACGTCCCGTTTGGATCCAGGCTTGGGGCGGAACGAACACAATCGCGCGGGCGCTAAAGACGATCGAGCAGCAGCATCCCGATCGAATGGCGGAGGTTGCGAAGAAGATCCGCTTCTATTTCATCTGGGAGCAGGATGAGACTTACCAAAGGTACATTCGTCCGCACTGGGGAAAGTACGGCATCCAGACCATCATTTCCGATCAGTTCGTTGCGTTGTTTTACCACTGGAAGAAGTACGTTCCGGAAGAGCAGCAGAGCTATCTTGCCGCCGAATGGATGAAGGTCAATCTATTGGAAGGCCACGGTCCGTTGTGTTCGCTGTACAAGGCGCATACGAAGGAGGACAAAGGGTTGAGCGAAGGCGATTTCCGATCGGAAGGCGACTCGCCAGCATTTTTCTACAACATTCCCAACGGCCTTCGCAGCGACGAGTCCCCGGGCTGGGGCGGTTGGGGAGGTCGTTTTGTCAGAGTCCGCGAAAACACGTGGCTCGATCCCGTCTCAGAGCCTGGCTACGAGTATCCTGCAGGTCGCTGGTACACGGGATCGGCGTGGGGACGCCTGCGATTGAAGAAAGAAATTTCCGGTGACGAAGCCTTGGTTTCCTACCTCAAACCGCAATGGCGGTGGATCGACGCCCTGCAGAATGACTTTGCCGCACGAGCTGATTGGTGCGTGAAAGAGTTCAATGAAGCCAATCACCACCCCGTTGTTAAAATGAATGGCAAATTGAATCGCAATGTGAAGCCGCGCGAAGTGGTACAGCTCGATGCAACCGCGACGGATCCTGACGGCGACGAATTAACGGTTCGCTGGTGGCAGTATTGCGAAGCGGATTCGGCAGAGGCGACCGTCCGCATTAAAAACAGCGACTCGGCGCACAACGCCTCCTTCATTGTCCCCAACGAATCAGGGAAAGAGGTTCACATCATCGTTGAGGTCACGGACAGTGGAACACCGCCGCTCGTTCGTTATCAGCGGATCGTTTGTCAGATCGAGTAA
- a CDS encoding nitronate monooxygenase, with protein MIRTSLCDLLGIEHPILNAPMSRTAAAELAAAVSNAGGLGMIGGTTRGGAEWLRQQIRSTRALTDRPFGVGFVSSFSNIDELVQVALDERVAVINHSFSDPTAYVKAARDCGIRLFAQVQSLEQAKRAADAGVDAIIAQGGEAGGHTGTLGTMAFVPAVVDAVGSLPVLAAGGIADGRGLAAALMLGAVGVSMGTRFVASHQWGGGSWEQTPLLAAGTDDTIRTAVYDQIRGAEFPNGIADRVVRNAFNSKWEGRANEIDALRTELQHELEVAAGQGDSSVMDISGGEAVGLVRSLESAKTIIDRTVDEAARLLRDNAARLH; from the coding sequence ATGATACGCACCTCTCTGTGCGACCTATTGGGAATTGAACATCCAATCCTGAATGCGCCGATGAGTCGCACGGCGGCTGCGGAGCTCGCGGCCGCCGTGTCCAATGCCGGTGGATTGGGAATGATCGGCGGGACAACCCGCGGCGGTGCCGAGTGGTTGCGGCAGCAGATCCGCAGCACGCGAGCATTAACGGATCGGCCGTTTGGTGTCGGTTTTGTCTCATCGTTCTCAAACATTGATGAACTGGTGCAAGTCGCTTTGGATGAGCGAGTTGCGGTCATCAATCACTCGTTCTCCGATCCCACTGCCTACGTCAAGGCAGCACGAGACTGTGGCATTCGGTTATTCGCCCAGGTTCAAAGTCTGGAGCAGGCGAAGCGGGCTGCCGATGCGGGTGTCGACGCCATCATCGCCCAGGGAGGCGAAGCGGGTGGACACACGGGAACCCTGGGAACCATGGCATTTGTTCCCGCGGTGGTTGACGCCGTCGGTAGTCTACCGGTGCTTGCGGCGGGTGGAATCGCGGATGGACGAGGGCTAGCCGCCGCGTTGATGTTGGGAGCGGTGGGGGTTTCGATGGGGACTCGGTTTGTTGCTAGTCACCAGTGGGGTGGCGGTTCGTGGGAACAAACACCCCTGCTGGCCGCCGGCACGGACGACACGATTCGAACTGCCGTATACGATCAAATACGCGGCGCGGAGTTTCCAAACGGCATCGCCGATCGCGTCGTTCGAAATGCGTTCAACAGCAAATGGGAGGGTCGGGCCAACGAAATCGACGCCTTGCGAACGGAATTGCAACACGAACTCGAAGTTGCGGCGGGACAAGGGGATTCCAGTGTGATGGATATCAGCGGTGGCGAGGCGGTTGGTTTAGTTCGGTCACTTGAGTCCGCCAAGACGATCATCGATCGTACTGTCGACGAGGCTGCACGACTGTTACGAGACAATGCAGCAAGATTACATTGA
- a CDS encoding polysaccharide pyruvyl transferase family protein, whose translation MMKRRTFLQSSLAATLTTSLASPAFAAQSKRPRILLRSSWQVVNIGDIAHTPGVLALIEKHLPDAEVILWASGDLTDEVAAMEHGRFPNLKIVKGSIRGDGTASSAELQDAIKWSEFLLHGSGPSLVAARDVAAYVKHTGKPFGVYGITHGSFLSGDDKELLSKAKFVFFRDSVSLALAKEQGVDCPVMEFGPDGAFACDLRDDAAATAFLKANGLEEGKFLCCQSRLRYTPYWTIPSKKRDIDPKRHAHNEAMKERDHAPILESIIRVVRETDLKVLLCPEDMTQMKVGKENLYDKLPADVKPRVVWRENFWLTDEALSVYVRSAGLFGSEMHSPIMAVGNGIPAIVCRFAEQTSKGFMWQDIGLGDWLFDLDDEDQSAKIPDAVVAMASDFAAAKAKTEAARQFVQKRQRETMQVLANQFI comes from the coding sequence ATGATGAAACGACGAACTTTCCTACAGTCCAGCTTGGCTGCGACTCTGACGACATCGCTGGCGAGCCCTGCGTTCGCTGCCCAATCGAAACGCCCTCGCATTCTGCTACGTTCATCATGGCAGGTGGTCAACATTGGCGACATCGCTCATACGCCTGGCGTGTTGGCGTTAATCGAAAAACACCTGCCCGACGCCGAGGTCATCCTGTGGGCTTCGGGCGATTTGACCGATGAGGTCGCCGCGATGGAACACGGGCGATTTCCAAATTTGAAGATCGTCAAAGGCTCGATCCGCGGCGATGGCACCGCGTCTAGCGCCGAGCTGCAAGACGCGATCAAATGGTCCGAATTTTTGCTGCACGGATCAGGCCCGTCCCTGGTCGCCGCTCGCGATGTCGCGGCCTACGTCAAACACACCGGCAAACCGTTTGGCGTCTACGGGATCACTCACGGTTCATTCTTGTCCGGTGATGACAAGGAACTGCTCAGTAAAGCGAAGTTCGTATTTTTTCGTGATTCGGTGTCGTTAGCACTGGCAAAAGAACAAGGCGTCGATTGCCCGGTGATGGAGTTTGGGCCGGACGGTGCATTCGCTTGTGATTTGCGTGACGACGCCGCCGCCACTGCGTTCCTCAAAGCCAATGGCCTCGAAGAAGGCAAATTCCTGTGTTGTCAGTCGCGATTGCGATACACACCGTACTGGACGATCCCCAGCAAGAAACGCGACATCGATCCCAAGCGGCATGCGCATAACGAAGCGATGAAGGAGCGTGATCACGCACCGATCCTAGAGTCGATTATCCGCGTGGTTCGCGAAACCGATTTAAAAGTCCTGCTGTGTCCCGAGGACATGACGCAGATGAAGGTGGGCAAAGAAAACTTGTACGACAAGCTGCCTGCGGATGTGAAACCGCGAGTCGTATGGCGAGAGAACTTTTGGCTGACCGACGAAGCACTGAGCGTTTATGTACGCAGTGCAGGACTGTTTGGCAGCGAGATGCATTCACCGATCATGGCAGTCGGCAACGGCATCCCCGCGATCGTATGCCGGTTCGCCGAGCAGACGAGCAAAGGGTTCATGTGGCAAGACATCGGACTGGGGGATTGGCTGTTCGACCTTGACGACGAAGATCAATCCGCAAAGATCCCCGACGCCGTCGTCGCAATGGCCAGCGACTTTGCAGCGGCGAAAGCCAAGACCGAGGCGGCCCGTCAATTCGTACAGAAGCGGCAACGCGAAACGATGCAGGTCCTAGCAAACCAGTTCATCTAA
- a CDS encoding sugar phosphate isomerase/epimerase family protein codes for MPTHTPKLAAFPKAFMQALCKDGTMSVSEWIELASKLDIQGLEWYAGFLEMADESNWSRFRKQVEDHGKVIPMMCCSPDFTHPDAAFREQEIAKQKRWIEMTHAFGGSYCRVLSGQRRPELTIDEGVTYAVDSIQACLPFAADRGITLIIENHYKDDFWEYPEFAQKMDIFCQIVDRIDHPHFGVNYDPSNTYLAGEDPIELLRRVSHRVVTMHASDRYLIEGTLEDLRREEGGAVGYAKRLSHGEIGKGLNDYDAIFSELKRVGFGGWISIEDGVDGMDQLARSVEFLKQKIAQHWP; via the coding sequence ATGCCAACACACACACCCAAACTTGCGGCCTTTCCCAAAGCGTTCATGCAGGCACTCTGCAAAGATGGCACGATGAGTGTCAGCGAGTGGATTGAACTCGCTTCGAAACTCGATATCCAGGGGCTGGAGTGGTATGCGGGGTTTCTCGAGATGGCGGACGAATCGAATTGGTCGCGGTTTCGCAAGCAAGTCGAAGACCACGGCAAAGTCATCCCAATGATGTGCTGCTCACCCGACTTTACCCATCCTGACGCCGCGTTTCGAGAGCAAGAAATCGCCAAACAAAAACGCTGGATCGAGATGACTCATGCGTTTGGCGGTTCGTATTGCCGAGTCCTCAGCGGTCAACGGCGGCCCGAGCTGACGATCGACGAAGGTGTCACGTACGCGGTCGATTCGATCCAGGCGTGTTTGCCATTTGCTGCCGATCGCGGGATCACGCTGATCATCGAAAACCACTACAAGGACGACTTTTGGGAATATCCCGAGTTTGCTCAGAAAATGGATATTTTTTGTCAAATCGTCGATCGCATCGACCACCCGCATTTTGGTGTTAACTATGATCCGAGTAACACGTACCTTGCAGGCGAAGATCCGATCGAACTGCTGCGACGAGTTTCGCACCGTGTCGTGACGATGCACGCCAGCGACCGCTATCTGATCGAAGGAACGCTGGAGGACCTGCGACGCGAAGAAGGCGGCGCGGTCGGGTACGCAAAACGACTCAGCCACGGCGAGATCGGCAAAGGGCTGAACGACTACGACGCGATCTTCAGTGAACTGAAACGAGTCGGCTTCGGCGGCTGGATCAGTATCGAAGACGGCGTCGACGGCATGGATCAACTCGCCCGCAGCGTCGAATTCCTGAAACAAAAGATCGCCCAACACTGGCCGTAG
- a CDS encoding zinc-binding dehydrogenase produces MKSAAVVNFAPEKGCVEIRELDRPAIGPDDVLLQVANVGVCGSDLHQWTADHSWPVNYPVVLGHEFGGNIVELGANVDGWSEGDRVVSETAAIIDQQNPMSRRGLYNLDPTRKGFGYGVNGAMTKFVRVPSRILHAIPDALPFEHACLTEPCCVAYNAVVKNASIEPGDRIVVLGPGTIGILCAAMARLCGAEVAIVGLESDRHRLEIAEQYGCDAIIGDAKPWATERDGLGCNGVIDAAGASITLQIAMDLVRPAGWISKVGWGPQPLGFNLDPLVQKNVRLQGSFSHNWPIWERVIALLSSGQLDVKPIIGGVWPITQWHEAFEKMHRGEVVKSVLKPV; encoded by the coding sequence ATGAAATCTGCTGCGGTGGTGAACTTTGCTCCTGAAAAAGGATGCGTCGAAATTCGCGAACTCGATCGGCCGGCGATTGGGCCCGACGATGTGCTGCTACAGGTCGCTAACGTTGGCGTCTGTGGCAGCGATCTACACCAGTGGACTGCGGACCACTCGTGGCCCGTCAATTACCCAGTCGTGCTCGGTCACGAATTCGGCGGCAACATTGTTGAACTCGGTGCGAATGTCGATGGCTGGAGCGAAGGTGATCGTGTGGTCAGCGAAACCGCTGCGATCATCGATCAACAAAATCCGATGTCACGCCGGGGACTGTATAACCTCGACCCGACTCGTAAAGGGTTTGGTTACGGTGTGAACGGGGCAATGACCAAATTCGTCCGCGTTCCCTCGCGGATCCTGCATGCCATTCCCGATGCCTTGCCGTTTGAACATGCCTGTCTGACCGAACCCTGCTGCGTCGCCTACAACGCCGTCGTCAAGAACGCTTCGATCGAACCGGGGGACCGCATTGTCGTGCTCGGTCCTGGCACGATCGGAATCCTGTGCGCCGCGATGGCGCGACTGTGTGGTGCCGAAGTCGCAATCGTGGGACTCGAATCCGATCGCCACCGACTCGAAATCGCCGAGCAATATGGCTGCGATGCGATCATTGGCGATGCGAAACCGTGGGCAACCGAGCGTGATGGACTCGGGTGCAACGGAGTGATCGATGCTGCCGGCGCCAGCATCACGCTGCAGATCGCAATGGACTTGGTCCGTCCGGCCGGCTGGATCTCGAAAGTCGGCTGGGGCCCGCAACCACTGGGGTTCAACCTCGATCCACTGGTCCAAAAAAACGTGCGACTGCAAGGCAGTTTCAGTCACAATTGGCCAATCTGGGAACGGGTGATCGCTCTGCTGAGCAGCGGCCAATTGGACGTCAAACCGATCATCGGCGGCGTATGGCCAATCACCCAGTGGCACGAAGCGTTTGAAAAGATGCATCGCGGCGAAGTCGTCAAATCGGTGCTGAAGCCGGTGTAG
- a CDS encoding orotidine 5'-phosphate decarboxylase / HUMPS family protein → MKPIVQISLDLTNIAEAIETAHLAIRAGVDWLEAGTPLILAEGLHGVRALRSEFPDVPIVADLKTMDGGYLEAEMMAGAGATHVVVMARAHEETVRCVVKAGKDFGVQVMGDNMVCDDMVAGAKWLEDLGCDFVIHHIGYDERRGFAARGQRMPSPLDQLREVCQAVEVPVQAVGGLSLEQAIQCPAFGAPLVVLGAPLTIDADSFKTADGDLESSLRLICDAVHGKGKKVRSEE, encoded by the coding sequence ATGAAACCGATCGTTCAAATTTCACTCGACCTAACCAACATCGCCGAGGCGATCGAGACCGCGCACTTGGCGATTCGTGCTGGTGTCGATTGGCTCGAAGCTGGCACGCCGCTGATCTTGGCCGAGGGACTGCACGGCGTGCGAGCGCTTCGTAGCGAGTTTCCTGACGTGCCGATCGTTGCGGATCTAAAGACAATGGATGGCGGTTATTTGGAAGCCGAAATGATGGCCGGCGCCGGCGCGACTCATGTTGTCGTGATGGCGCGGGCGCATGAGGAAACCGTTCGCTGTGTCGTCAAAGCGGGAAAAGATTTTGGCGTCCAAGTGATGGGCGACAATATGGTCTGCGACGACATGGTCGCCGGCGCGAAATGGCTCGAAGATCTCGGCTGTGATTTTGTCATCCATCACATCGGCTATGACGAGCGGCGAGGCTTCGCGGCGCGAGGCCAGCGGATGCCAAGTCCCCTGGATCAACTCCGCGAAGTTTGCCAGGCCGTCGAAGTGCCGGTGCAAGCGGTTGGCGGATTGAGTTTAGAACAAGCGATCCAGTGCCCTGCGTTCGGCGCGCCGCTGGTCGTGCTGGGTGCCCCGCTGACGATCGATGCCGATTCGTTTAAAACCGCCGATGGAGATTTGGAATCCTCACTGCGTTTGATCTGCGATGCAGTGCATGGGAAGGGGAAGAAAGTGAGGAGTGAGGAGTGA
- a CDS encoding methylamine utilization protein: protein MRRILISFALMVACGGSLSGGDLTLRFRYEGELPVPEAIQVDKDAAFCGQHRLVDESLLVHPQDRGIKNVVVYLDTGRGGSEVAKVPSLKRTHTLTSKHCRFDPHIVVMQAGDTLNLTNSDSVGHNANVSVFRNSPSGQLVPMHGVRRMKLELPEPAPLPVQCNIHPWMKAYVVVLQHRYVGVSDEHGRLVIRDLPEQELTFRVFAEAATKPLGSVKVNGQQQDWPRNRFRYNIRAGENDMGTVTLTADHFRRR, encoded by the coding sequence GTGCGTCGAATATTGATTTCCTTTGCATTGATGGTGGCATGCGGGGGGAGTTTGAGTGGCGGTGATTTGACGCTTCGCTTTCGGTACGAAGGCGAGCTGCCGGTGCCGGAGGCGATCCAAGTCGACAAGGACGCTGCGTTCTGTGGCCAGCATCGGTTGGTCGACGAAAGCCTGTTGGTCCATCCTCAAGATCGTGGGATCAAGAACGTCGTCGTTTACCTTGACACGGGACGTGGCGGGAGCGAGGTTGCAAAGGTCCCGTCGCTCAAAAGAACACATACGCTAACCAGCAAGCATTGCCGATTCGATCCGCACATCGTGGTGATGCAGGCTGGCGACACGCTCAATTTGACGAATTCTGATTCGGTGGGGCATAACGCTAACGTCAGCGTATTTCGCAATTCTCCCTCTGGGCAGCTGGTTCCGATGCACGGAGTGCGCCGCATGAAACTTGAGCTGCCTGAACCAGCTCCGCTTCCCGTTCAGTGCAATATTCATCCTTGGATGAAAGCCTATGTGGTGGTGTTACAGCATCGCTATGTCGGCGTCAGTGACGAACATGGACGATTGGTCATTCGAGATCTGCCAGAGCAAGAGCTCACCTTTCGAGTGTTCGCCGAAGCGGCAACGAAACCACTGGGCTCGGTGAAGGTGAACGGCCAGCAACAGGATTGGCCACGCAACCGGTTCCGCTACAACATTCGTGCAGGCGAGAACGACATGGGCACCGTAACGCTTACCGCCGATCACTTCCGCCGTCGCTGA